Proteins from a genomic interval of Haloprofundus salinisoli:
- a CDS encoding DUF7344 domain-containing protein, whose protein sequence is MFAELSPVGESRRSKTPNPAAREDVVFDLLKNDRRRMVMALLAEEVESVTIGDIARTIAAAEAEETPAPEKVYKSVYVSLQQTHLPKLAENGVIEYNQSTGTVAPGPNLEDVLVYVEPSTVRDVWQSEELILGLVGLGATLGAVVGVPIVSVLAAEVWAVLFFTAIICLNAYRLLA, encoded by the coding sequence ATGTTCGCGGAACTGAGTCCTGTCGGCGAAAGCAGACGATCGAAGACACCGAATCCGGCGGCGAGAGAGGACGTCGTCTTCGATCTCCTCAAAAACGACCGCCGCCGGATGGTGATGGCGCTGTTGGCCGAGGAGGTCGAATCGGTAACTATCGGCGATATCGCTCGGACGATCGCGGCCGCCGAAGCGGAGGAAACCCCGGCACCGGAGAAGGTATACAAGAGCGTCTACGTCTCGCTCCAACAGACGCACCTCCCGAAGTTGGCGGAGAACGGCGTCATTGAGTACAATCAAAGCACCGGAACGGTCGCACCGGGACCGAACCTCGAAGACGTGCTCGTGTACGTCGAGCCTTCGACCGTCCGCGACGTCTGGCAGTCCGAAGAGCTGATTCTCGGGCTAGTCGGGCTCGGAGCGACGCTCGGTGCGGTCGTCGGTGTACCGATCGTGAGCGTGTTAGCAGCCGAGGTGTGGGCGGTGCTCTTCTTCACTGCGATTATCTGTCTGAACGCCTACCGCCTCCTCGCGTAG